ttttaaatttttgccTGTGGAGGaagtatttcaaaattaaaatgtctgCTCTGTTCacaccatttttaaaattcttttatgTCTTCAGTCTCTTTCCAATGTGAAATGTCTAGATCAGAAGTAAATCTTTACTACCAGCATATCATGTACATTTTCCTACTAATGCATACAGGAGACACATTGAAAGTGGACATTtctgtttcttcatctgtaactCATAATTGTAATCATGGAGCGGAAAAGAAGTTGTATTAAAGTAGACTATCAGAAATTTGTAAACTAGATTAGTGAGGCTGAAATAAGAACTCAATGAGTGTTCAGAAGCAGCTTTTTAGAGACCTTTTGATCAAGACTAAATGCCTCAACAGTCTTTAAGAAACATATCTAAAACATTAATGACCACTGATACTAATTAAACCAGGGATGGGCAGATTACATCCCGCGGGCCGAATGCAGCCCATGAGCCGTTTTAAGTCTGCCTgcaagctcccactggggagcagggtctgaggCTTTTCCCTGCTCTGGCTCTCCAGCTGGGTCGGTGGCCGCACCACACGGCTCCTGGAAACCgtggcatggccccgctccggGGCACAGGGTCAGGGGCCGCAccatgcggctcccagaagcagccgcatGGCCCCACTCCAGCGCTCTAGCAGGATCAAGGGCTGCTCcacgtgtaggagccggagaagggataggccactgcttccgggagccgcttgaggtaagcgctgctcagAACCTGCGCCTCTGAGTgtctccccacgccccaaccccctaccccatctctgatccccctcccgctgtCCAAACTCCTCAATCCCAGCACAGAGCactctcttgcaccccaaacctctcatccccagccccacctccgaGCCCGcacccacccccccgcaccccaaccccaattttgtaagcattcatggcccgccatacaatttctattccctgatgtggccctcaagccaaaaagtttgcccactcctgaatTAAACAGCGAAACTGAAATTTAATTGTGGTTATCTTAACTAGCTATTACAGTACCCTGCGTCTGTCCACCTGAGCTATCCCCCTGAAACTATCCACCTGAGCATTGGGCTCCTTTCTCACAGCTACTTAAAACCAGGATGATGGTTCATTGTCCATTATTTTTGTTCTCCTCATATCTTAACTTTTGATGGTTTGTATgcagagaaaggaatttgcagaaTTCTTGtgcttttgttttaattctgctgTCTCAAGTGTTTGTGTTCTCTCTGTTGGACGCTTCAGCTGAGAGACACAATGCTCTGGAGTGGAATAGAACATGATTTGAGGGTACTAAGAGATCCTCTGCTGCGGTGGCAGGCTTGATGATTTTGCCTCTGGGACGGAAATCCATCCAGTCCTTTCTGTGGAATTGACCATGAAAACCAAGTGATGAAAGCTGCAACCTTTCAAAGGGTATTTGTTTTAGATTGTCTTCTATGAGCTGAAATTACTCCTTTCACTGTAGAAGGTAAAGGGTTTAACTAGAAGAGGGTGTGAGGCTTTAAATACTCATTTCAAAGGTCTATTTAATCTGGTGTGGGTTAGTTGTAACTAGATAATCCAAAAATAAGTCTCCTTTCTATGCTCATCCTTGTTCCAGGGCTGCAGCTAAAAGATGGCAAATGCTCATCTCCTAATGTTAAGGTCATGACGTATTTGTCAATGGTTTGCCACAGGGTAGAATTCCATTGGGGTTTTTCATATTTGTATGTGTACTGAGAGGTTAATTCaagttcaaatatttttattcaacTAGAAGATATATTACATGGTTTGGCCCTTTAATGTAAACCCTTAAAGGGGAGACTGCCTCCTACCTAAATGGTCAGGcagtctctcttctttctctcctccccactcctttccAAAATCCTTCAAAGGaaatagtaaaaaaacaaaaaaactcaacCGCAACTGTATCATGGCCTGTTAATGTACATGAAGTATTCGGGGGCAAGGGGGTGTGAAGTGGGGGGAACCTCAGTTGGACTAATTTCTATTTCTTTACTTAAATGAGTCATCTGGTGGTTAGTGGTATCCTCGGGTTGCAAAGAGCTTAGTCAGTTGGAACTGCAGCACCTCTGTTTATCTCATTTCTGTATCAGCCTCTGATCACCTGACTTCTCCCATGCAACTTTCCCAATCTGAAATAGCATTAGCAATACCACTTGAGGAAGGGCAGTCTCTTTCCCAGTGAGTAGCTCCAATGCTATTACTAAAAATTTACGAAGCGCATGAAATAAGTGaatgttaatttttttccaaGGGAGGTAAGAGATGGGAAGACGGTAATATTTAAAACTAGCATTTGCATATTCAGTGTAATAATTGAAAGAAGATATTTACTGTTTATCCATTGCAGGTTTATATAAGTGTGACATGCATTGTAAGTACTAGCAAACAACTCCTTCTCTATTTTCTTAAGTGGATTGGCTGAGCAGATAGGATAGGACCAGGGCAGTGGCGTTTTCACCTGGAGGTCTTTGACTCAATAATCAGAGCCCTAGGTCACCTATCACTCAACCTCTTTGCTTCCATATTCAACATGAAGATTTCCCATTTCTTCTCTTGGTGAAGGGACCGCTAACCCCATAGCCACATATATGCGTTCTTGTCCATGGCCAGAAGGATTGCTGTATACTTTCCCCTGTTTGCAGTACTCTTCGAGGCAattcaaaggagaaaggaaagggcAGAGTAATTCGAGTGGCCTCTCATTGGTAAATAAGCCCCTCACTGGTTTTCAGATGTAATTGAGATGGCATCTTAATATCTGCTACTTTTCCCACTCAGGAAGGATCTTCAGTTGCAGGCAGCTAAAACAAGGATAGTCCGAGGATCTCAGAAGAGCATTTTAGCTTCCAGGAAAGGATTGAAAAATAGGACATATTTGAGGACTTGGTCTAGATTTAAGACCTGGTGTGAAGATTTCATGTAGAACTCACCAAGAAAAAAGGCAAATCATGTATTGGAATTTCTGCAGAGAGAAATTGCATTGGGCTTAAACCTCAAACAAAAATTTCAATGGCTGTAATTTCCAGCATTTTACTGACAAATGCAAGATGGTGTCCCACCAGGACATTGGAAGGCTTTTTGGAGCAGACTCTTTGGCCTCTAAATTTAGTGTTAAATACCCTAAATAAACCACTTGAACCTCTGTCCCAAATATCTGTTtccacaaaaaatgttttttccagtTGCCACTGCTTCAGCAAGAAGAGTTTCAGAACTAGAAGCTTTATCAGCTGAACCACAGTACTGCACTTTTCAGGAGGACAAAGTTGTTTTAAGAACTAATGCCGTTTTCATTCCCACAGTAAATTTGGTATTCCATAGGCGCAGGTCCTTTCATCTTTCTGTCAGCATCCAAGTCACCCTATTAAAAATTATGGCATACACTGGTTGTCAGGAGACCACTGCAGATCTAAATTGAATGCACTAGCCTTTTCAGAATACTactgttgctttttgttttatactATTCATCAGTGAATTGATACCTTGGCTGCTTTCTTATATCCCCAGTGACTAAAATGGTGCATAGCAGAAGCTTACAAGGCCAGAAGCCTTCCTGCTCCCGCAAATGTCCATGCTTATTCTCTCAGTAATGGCTACTTCCGGGGCTGAAAGGTCATATGCATCCTACAAAGAGGGGAAACAGTCACTTGGTTGTCGGTACCCCTCTTTACAAAGTTTTACAAGCTGGATGTGCAAGCCTCGTGTGGCTTTCGATCAAGTGGTTCTGCATGCCATGGTACCACAATGACCAGATGGGAGGGAGTCTTACTCAATTGCATATTCTTAATTATACTATACGATCCTTGGCTATTTGCTGATATTGGATGTACCACCTCTATGGGATCTGTAGACCTCCCTTGTACAGAAGAGtaggaaaatgtattttaacttaCTGAAAGTTTCTTTTGTTCTAGTGGGAAGTTCTGCAGACTTGTCTTGCCCGTGACAAGCATTTTTCATTTCCAGGAGGCTAATTTCCTTTTGCTCTCAGTTGCCATGCGTTAGGCCAGAATTAATACTTGTTCTGCTGTAAGAAATCTTAATATTAAGTTTCTGGTGTTTCAATAAGCTGCTAATCCTTTGAGAATTTAATACATGAGCAACAGCTGTAAAAGCATCTTGAACTGATGGAGCCTGCAAGGGGATAGCCACTCCCATCTTGTCCTGATGGATCTGATTCTGCAATAGGAAACCACTGTAAGAGGTCTGTGGACTTCCCCATTAGAGGAAAGGAAAATTTTGGAGTTGTTCTATTTGCCAGTGAAGTAAGCAGTCATAAGTCAATACATGAATGGAGCAGATCCTTTGGATAGAATGTACCCTATTTTAGATAGTCACTTTTTTCTAATGGTAATTGTATATCTAAGCATTTGAAATTCCTAATCCAATAGTAAGCAGATTTGAAATGGTCGATGTCGTAAAGTAGTTATGCTGCGTTCAGATTTGAATAACGTAACTGTTTAAACAAAAGGTCTCTCTTGAACTTTGCActccaactttttttttcccaaaatctGTTACGGTATTTTGATTATGATTAATTAAACATCTGACTTTAGAATTTAGTTTTAAAAGTCAGAAGAAACCTTCAGTACAATACTTCTCAGTTAAATACTATGTTTGTGGTGAACTGGATGGCTGAGAGAGCTGGTAATGAGGTACAGAACCTTTTGTTTCTAGATCACCTATTGAATACAGCCCAGATTTGGTAGTGGTGGAAAATTACTGTCTAATGGCTGTTTGCTAACCTGAGCAAAAGTGGTGTTGATTTTTTGGCTAAACCACTATCACAACTGCAAGCCTTGTTGGTGATCTCAGTGGAGAGGCCAGGGATTTAGTGAGCAGGGAAGAGATTGAATTGCTCTCAGCCATATATATACTATagttagtgagagagagagagagagagtgtgtgtatgtgtgtgtaatcaGGGTGAGGATTGACATACGTTGTTGGAATGATGTGGTGAAGCTTACACTATACCGTGCATGCTGTGGGTGACCAGAGGAATTCCTCTGTTCAAGCTGTCTGACACCTTTCCTGAGTCTTTAAAGTTCATTTAACCAAGACaagtaatttattatttgtattgtcagcacctaggaaccctagtCGTGGACCATGACTCCATTATGCTAGGAACtgaacaaacccagaacaaaaagatggtctcagCACACAAGCAGCCTaattgttgtcaagtttttttgtaggcattgTGGAAAAGGAGAGTGTTTAAGGAGAGATTTGGAGGAAGATAATGAGGTAGTTTTATGAACGTTTAATTTATGCACATCAGCTGTTTACCTCAACTCGTTTCATGGTTCTGTAGCATCTGACTTTTCCATTTCATTACCTGCATTATAAATGAATATGTTTAAGTAGAGTCTGAGTCTATGTTCTATCATAATTTTATGTTGAGCCCCAGCTTCTAATTTTTCCCAGTTCCAGAAGTGTGTAGTGGTTTTGATTTGCCTAGATTTATCCTGATAGTTTGTTGTTTTCCCCTGACAATGCAAAGCTGGAAGATCTAAGAAAGCAAGGTAAATAGCTTTGTTTGGAACTTTTAGCATCTCTTCAAAGCCcacttataatttttttaaaggaaagataAAAGTTCATATAAAAACTCTAGTGGAGTTGGCGGTTGATCATTGAACAAAGTCAGAGGTCTGGACTTTGTTTGGTTATAAGTATCTTTGTTTTAGATGGGATTTTCAATAGCTTTGCCCTAATGCATGGGGGGTTTCTTCCACTCAGGTTAGTTCAACATGGCAGACCAGAGGCAACGTTCGCTGTCTACCTCCGGAGAATCATTGTACCATGTCCTAGGACTGGATAAGAATGCCACTTCCGATGATATAAAAAAGTCATACAGGTAAAGGTTCAAATGTCTGGTCCCTGACACTTCACAGAGCATGTTTACTAACTGTTTCAGATAGTCCGAATGTCACGTTCAGTGTGTTATGTAGTCTGTGCTTATATTTATCAATACTCATATTACTTATTATATTACTAAATATAAGTATTATATTTACACAATACTTGTGTCAGCAATGTATTTCAGTATCAGTAAAAATCAGTTAACATTTTTTCACATTAAACTTTAaatactaattttttaaaatccagatttgACTTTtaaccttaaaaaacaaaaaaaacctgaaacTGCTTTGCATTgtccaatttttttaatcttatttttttggggagaaaaaaatcacaatactGTTCTTGTGTTTAATTGCTACTGGTAAATATTGTGCTACAGTTCAGTATGGTTATAGTTAACAAATGGCAGTGGTTTGAACATTACACTAGGGGTCAGTAGTAATCTTGGCTTGTGAATGCTCTTGAGAGAAAatagttttccttttatttttgtcccttttttctcacgaaagcttatgctcaaataaatttgttagtctctaaagtgccacaagtcctccttttctttttgtagtgtagTTTGGTGGCATTACCCTAATTTTGTACCACAGAATTACAATGGCCCAAATAAAGTATGGACGATTGGTTTCTCTTTTCATGTCTATTAATAGGTTATTTTACCAGTTTTTCTTCAGAGATTCTTTTTATTCTCTTCTGAGTGTCTGAACTTTCAAATTTAAACAGAACCCAAAGATCAAAAGAACCTTTTGTTCCTGAATTCAGTGACTTCAACAGGCTATATACACTTCCAGATCCATTGAAGCCATGTTGCTGAAAACTTAATGGAGTCTATAATTTTCTGATATCTGGTAACTGTGAAAGTTAATTCCACCACAAGCACATCTTGAATTGAACAATAGGCTGTTTCTGCACAGTGATTTGAGCACTGATCCCAAATAATTGTCAGTTCTATTTTTAGTTTGCTAGACGTTGCAGGTTAGATGTGGCAGCATTCTCAGATGTGGCCTTCAGAACCCTGTCTTAGATTTGTTGCGCATTCTATTCTGTTATGTATGCCCCCCTTCATTTGGAGCATTGCTACTGAGAACTTAACAGTACAAATTGCTAGATCAGATGAGCAGAAAAGAAAGCTTCCTCTGTCTTTGTACTGAAGTCTCAATCTGAAATTCATCCTGTGAGCTCCACTAGGCTAGTGGTATAGACCATGTAGAAAGATTACAATTTTGTTACCATCTAAAGGAGACTCAGTGGGGCAATGGAAAGGTAGAAGTGAAGTAAATCATAATTCTGTAAATACTCTTGCCTGAGACTGGAGAGCCTGTCAGATTTGATGGGAGGAAAGATGGACAGGTCAATCTACCTCTTGGAGTAGGATGAATTGCAAAAAAGCACCTgagaattttttcccccactccacAGGAAACTTGCATTGAAATATCATCCTGATAAGAACCCAGATAATCCAGAGGCTGCAGATAAATTTAAAGAGATCAACAATGCACATGCAATATTGACTGATGCCACAAAACGAAACATATATGATAAGTATGGCTCCTTGGGCCTGTACGTAGCAGAGCAGTTTGGAGAGGAGAATGTGAACACATACTTCGTCCTATCCAGCTGGTGGGCAAAGGTAAatgaaataaagattttttttgcatttattctGAACAGATGCTTAGCCATTCAATGGGTACTGTACCAATATTGGTAATTGGATATTCGtggtattttatttcatttatttgatATATCTGGCACCTATCCAGAACTTTAGACAGATCCCAACATTTAAAACACCATTAGAAAATCTGTTTTTATGCAATACTTTTTATCCATCAATTTTCCAGTTACAAATTCCCAATTAATAGACTCTCCCACAAAGAACTGCACACCATAGCTAGTCATTTAATAGAATCCCACCGCAGTCACCCTCCAGTTTCCTTTGCCTGTAAACCCTCAACCTCCCTAAGTgattaagagaaaataaaataagcagtGTGCCCAGGAAGATTAACATATCTGAGCTCTCGTAGACCATGGAGAATGCCCTTCCATTTGTGTTGAGGTCTCTAGTTTAGGCATCTGCATTGATCTTAACTGTGACAACGTGGTCAAGGAAAGAGAGGGGGTCCTTTAAGCAACCAGGTTCCGAAACATTTTAAGGTTTAATAGACTAAAACAGGCACTTAGATAACTGCCCAGAAATGTATTGTTCATCAGTATCTGTCTGCGTATTGGTGGTGTGCACTTCCTGAGTGCTGCTCAACTGCTAGGCGACAGCATTCTGCACTATCTTGATCTTCCACAGCGTCTCAGTGTGCTACTGCAGATAGGCCTATCACAGTAATCTGTCTTAAGTGACACAGGCACAAATAACAGTAGCCAGTTCTGCATCATAGTGAGATGCAGATGGAAGCGATGTTTGGTTGTgggtggtgttttttttgtttatttttttgtttttgtttttttaagcaacAGCTGCTACTAGATTTTACAAAAACATCCCTGGACCTAATAAATTCCAAGATTGCAAACTTGAGCCACAAATCAGAAACACACTCCCTTAAACAGGCAAGCTCACTAAGTATTCCCATCTTCTCCCTCAACACCCACCATTTCTTCAGCCAGTTTGCTCTAATCCACTTTTCAATTTCATAGACaatggattatttatttattctgctgCACCCAGCCAGTtctgaagtgatggaaacagagCTGAATATTGTTGTAGTCAGTAACACTGTAGCTCGTGTCCTCCTGAACTCTTAATAGTCTCATATGCACATTGAAGAGGAGATGTAATAAATCTTATGTGGAGAGTTTCTGGCAATAAACATTGCCAGTTCCCAAGAATCATTGTGTTTTACTTGATTCATGTTTATATTGCTGCGCTCAGATGCATGCAAACCCTGAAATGCAATTGTGAGATTTTTACTACTCAGGAATTtagaacatttaaaagaaaatatgagaTATGAGTTATATATAATCTATAAATCATTCTCTTTTTTTGGAGGGCAGATGATAATGTTTGTCATATGCAAATATATCATGATTAATTATATTTCTTAGGAGCCACTTGATTCTTAGTAGGAATCTGAACTGTTCTAGCTCACTGTGCTTTCGTACAGTGACATTACTTACCATTCTACGTGGTTGATTAAGATTGTTTTCCAATCTTGATGATTCAGGCATTGGGTATGTTTTCCTGCATAGATGCCAGCACCTTCATCTCCTGACTCCTTTGGGGTGAGAAAATAGTTGTATCACTGATGGATCGGTGACTGGATAATTGGCTGAAATAAAAGAACCCTCTCGGTTAGCAAGGCAAAAAGAGTTGCATTTTACCATCAGTGGGTGCCACTATGAACACCACAGGCACCTGGAGAGGGGCAAGACAAGACGAACTCCTGTTAGTATTTCATGAGTGGTTCTTAGCCTTATCTACACTTTAGGATGCAGCTGAAACAGTAGCTCAGTATACCCCAatttcaggaatttttttttcaggatgCAGTATTCTGCTGTGAATAATGTACGAGTCTTATCTTTAAGTAGTGTTGCTTTGTCCCTTTGTATCCTGACCCTAGGCCCTCTTTTgggagagggtggagaggagAAGATTCCTTTAATTTGCTTTGCCTCTAGAGTGCTTCTCCTCGGGTTCCTCTTCCTGTGTATCCAGTCCTTCTCAGCAGCCCAGTGTTCACACTGGACTAGAATGTTAATGACTATTTTCTTAAttaggaaataaaatactgcataTTCGTATTTGTTTGATTCTGTTCCAGTGACGAGCCTTATGTCCAAAGCAGCTGGATCTCTGTTTATATAATTAACCCATTTAAACTGACCTCTTCTGTAGTTAGAGCTCTAGGTTAGGTAACAGGAGCTATCCACTTTGTTAGAAGATGCAGCTTATGTGTTGTGTACATTCTTTCTGTTCCTCTCCTTTCTGCAGGCCCTGTTTGTGTTCTGTGGGCTCATCACAGGCTGCTACTGCTGTTGCTGTCTGTGTTGCTGCTGTAACTgttgctgtggaaagtgtaaaccTAAACCTCCTGAAGGCAGCGAGCAGGAATACTATGTCTCTCCAGAGGACTTGGAGGCACAGTTACAGTCGGACGAAAGGGGTAAGTTTCATTAACAGCAGGTGAGGAATAGGTCATTGGAGATGGGGTAGCTGAAGTAATAAACCAGCCAGATTCTTGTGCTTACGTGTAGTGGCCCTTTACATGGAAAGCACATTAAGTTAAATGTCACAGCAGCTGTGCAAACCGCCTCAGGCATGTGGGAAGAAGGATTCTTCCCCATATAATAAGCATGTCCAATATGATCGATCAACacagaatctgagctttcattttaaaattgtttatatCAGTGCAAACCTTGCGTTCTGTTCATGTTTTTTACTGATGCCTCAGCTGCTGGGCTGTGTACTGCTttcttcttgaattatggacagAGTGAGCAAATGAAGGAGCAGCTTTAACATCCTCTGTTGAATTGCTGAGGCTCCTAGCTCCTCTAGACTCTGACTACCATGGAGCTACTACCATGGATGATCTACTTCACTCCACCTTTTCTGCTGCTTTGCAGCCTCCTCTCCTCACTAGCCTTAGACTCTTCTCCTACCCAATTCCCACCGATATCAGCTCTAGGCCCAGAGAGGGGAACAGAAAGTACCTGGTAGCTTATCTTCCAGGGATGGGCCAGAGACCCTAGCAGCTGTTAATGAGTGAAAATATTATCTTTCAGTCTTTAGCTGATCAGTGCATGGAGCTATGTAAACTTATTTCTTTGAGGCAAGAAAATGATTTTGAGTTAAAAGGAAATAGGCTGAGTTGGGTATTATGATTTAGCTCACTTAGTCTGGAGTTAATGCTTTTAAGAGGGAAATCAGTAATGGCTGCTCTATGCACGCATGGCTCTTGATAGGTAAATTAAAACACCATTACTTCAAATAAAGTACCTAGCATGCAGGTGTTCTCATTTGATTTGAACTCCAACTGAAAATAATGAATTAAGATAGTGCTTCAGAAGAGAGGGTGTGGAAGTGTACTGTTGATACTGTTGCTGAGAAGTGTGATTGCCTGCTGCTTGCCAAAAATTAATGGAAACTATTTTCCCCAGTGCAATAAAACATTGCTTTCACTTCTTTTTAGAGGCCACAGACACACCTATTGTGATACAACCAGCATCAGCCTCAGAGACGACCCAGCTCACAACCGACTCTCACCCCAGCTACCACACTGATGGATTTAACTAAGTTAAGGAAACACTGATTTAGAATGGATGAATAAATACATGGCCAACTCAACACTAGAATCATGAACATTAGAAATAGtgaatggggagaaaaaaaagttttgccacAGTAAGAAGGCAGCCTCCAACCTGCTGAGAATATTTTGTAATCCCTTCAGCCTTTTGTCACCTTCAATGTCGTATCTTGATGATACATGAAGTGCTGTAGCATGCAGTATTTAAAGCAGTTTAGCTATGgtcttatttgtttgttttttccttttttatagcaTGTATGGAGTTATGTTAAATGTCTGTTTGTGTTATGTATTGAGGAGTTTTCACAATAAGAGTATGATGGAGACATTCTGCATTTTAAGCAGTGATACCAGCCTAAAACAAGATCTTTTTAAAAGTGAGTAAAATCAGTCacaagctgctctgcttccatACAGTTGAACTGTGAAGACCATAGAGCTCATCATTTTTATGAGTGCCACAAAGATCTTAAGATCTTTGTTTTTAGcccttcctgtctctccctgcaccTCTGTCTAAGCAAGTTTACAGTGCAAAGAACTGAAAAAACACCAACGTGATAGGGCAGGAATTCTTTAACGCCGGTTTTCAGCCTAAATAAAACTGCCCTGGGCATGCTTCCCTTATTTATGATTTTTACTCTTCAGACATTAAATTGATGGACAGCTCATTATGCATAATGGGAATTCTCTGATAGTATAGGCTCAAAATGTAGGTTGTGACAAAAACCAAATGTTAGAATTATTTTTAGGGACTTTTTTATTTCAAGCTGAAGCTGTTTGTCTGAGTTTAAGCATTCCCCTGCAGTATTTATTGCAGCCTCTTGTTAGTGCATGAGAATCTTAAAGTGAAACTGATTAGTCCATTTTCATTATCCAAGTGAAGGaaacacaaagtaaacaaatagCAGCAATGGTGGAAggcaaattagatttttaaaatgctcttttaATAATCTAAAATGCTATTAGTAAGACCGTTAggaacacttttttaaaaaaatgcttttaagCTGACCATGTCCCTTTAACTTTGTCATGAACAACTTTTTGGAATATGTAAATGGCTATTTAAGAACAAAACACCTCACTTTGTGTTTATCTCAAATAATAgtttgcacacagtattctgtttagatttgtttgtttac
This sequence is a window from Eretmochelys imbricata isolate rEreImb1 chromosome 13, rEreImb1.hap1, whole genome shotgun sequence. Protein-coding genes within it:
- the DNAJC5 gene encoding dnaJ homolog subfamily C member 5, which codes for MADQRQRSLSTSGESLYHVLGLDKNATSDDIKKSYRKLALKYHPDKNPDNPEAADKFKEINNAHAILTDATKRNIYDKYGSLGLYVAEQFGEENVNTYFVLSSWWAKALFVFCGLITGCYCCCCLCCCCNCCCGKCKPKPPEGSEQEYYVSPEDLEAQLQSDEREATDTPIVIQPASASETTQLTTDSHPSYHTDGFN